In Nostoc sp. CENA543, a single genomic region encodes these proteins:
- a CDS encoding ROK family protein: protein MENSQVIGIDLGGTAIKLGRFSQDGSCLQSLTVATPQPATPEAVLAVMVDAIAQVDPDNQTIAIGVGTPGPADATGRIAQIAINLPGWLNIPLADWLETKTGKPTIIENDANCAGVAEAWLGAGSQFRNFMMLTLGTGVGGAIILDGNLFVGHQGAAGELGLITLQPDGPMCKSGNPGSLEQYTSVQAIRRMTGCEPIELGMRAQSGDVKALEFWQEYGRYLGIGLTSLIYVLTPQAIVIGGGVSASFEFFYPAVKAEIEKRVMPTSRAGLQILPAQLGNSAGMVGAAKLAWRKAGGQGAGGRGQGDKE from the coding sequence GTGGAAAATTCTCAAGTAATTGGGATTGATTTAGGGGGAACGGCGATTAAGTTGGGGCGATTTAGTCAAGATGGTAGTTGTCTGCAATCTTTGACTGTCGCCACACCCCAACCAGCAACACCGGAAGCTGTGTTGGCGGTGATGGTGGATGCGATCGCACAAGTTGACCCAGATAATCAAACTATAGCTATTGGTGTGGGTACTCCTGGCCCGGCTGATGCTACAGGACGCATCGCCCAAATTGCGATTAACTTACCAGGATGGCTGAATATCCCGTTAGCTGATTGGCTAGAAACCAAAACAGGCAAACCGACTATTATCGAGAATGATGCTAATTGTGCAGGTGTCGCCGAGGCTTGGTTAGGTGCAGGTAGTCAGTTTCGCAATTTTATGATGCTGACTTTGGGAACTGGCGTTGGTGGTGCGATTATCCTCGATGGTAATTTGTTTGTGGGACATCAAGGTGCAGCCGGAGAACTGGGATTAATTACACTCCAACCTGATGGGCCAATGTGTAAGAGTGGTAATCCAGGTTCTTTAGAACAATATACTTCGGTTCAAGCCATTCGCCGCATGACTGGCTGTGAACCTATAGAATTAGGAATGCGAGCGCAAAGCGGAGATGTCAAAGCTTTAGAATTTTGGCAAGAATACGGTAGATACTTAGGTATTGGTTTAACCAGTTTAATTTACGTTTTAACACCACAAGCGATCGTCATTGGTGGTGGTGTCAGTGCTAGCTTCGAGTTTTTCTACCCAGCCGTCAAAGCAGAAATTGAAAAGCGAGTCATGCCCACATCCCGCGCAGGCTTACAAATTCTCCCCGCGCAGTTAGGTAATTCTGCTGGGATGGTAGGTGCAGCCAAGTTAGCGTGGAGGAAGGCAGGGGGGCAGGGGGCAGGGGGC